The following are encoded in a window of Polynucleobacter sp. VK25 genomic DNA:
- a CDS encoding gamma-glutamyltransferase family protein — translation MQAKWGIRGMAVAPHSLASESALAVLREGGNALEAMVAAAATIAVVYPHMNSIGGDSFWVVHSPGKAMGGIDACGAAAGLATKQWYAERGITKAIPFRGAIAANTVAGTISGWGAAHKLSKQGLGGKIPLSRLLADAIHYAEAGVPVTYSQSSLTEKKRAELSPIPGFSKTFLVNGKAPAVGSIFKQERLAKTLRQIAEKGTDDYYRGDLAQLLGKELTDIGSPLRLDDLHRHHAKLIDPLELKHSLGKVYNMIPPTQGVVSLMIIGILDQLNLKRFKVDSPEYVHHCVEATKQAFKIRDQFVTDPAYMTKNAQSFLAPDFLKKLAKNIDPNKALPWGQGKGPADTIWMGVIDGDGNCVSFIQSIYHEFGAGIVLPKSGVNWQNRGCSFSLDPKTLNHLEPYRKPFHTLNPAMALFKDGRSMVYGTMGGDGQPQTQCAVFTRTATYGLDPQDAISRPRWLLGRTWGQTSDSLKLESRFSPLVAKELHTLGHEIEMLDAFDETVGHAGCIIRDPSGTLRGGWDPRSDGAVSAF, via the coding sequence ATGCAAGCAAAGTGGGGTATTCGGGGGATGGCGGTAGCACCGCACTCCCTCGCTTCTGAATCGGCTTTAGCAGTTCTACGTGAAGGCGGTAATGCACTGGAAGCAATGGTGGCTGCGGCAGCAACCATTGCTGTGGTGTACCCACATATGAACTCTATTGGCGGTGACTCGTTCTGGGTGGTGCATTCGCCTGGCAAGGCCATGGGCGGCATTGATGCCTGTGGCGCTGCAGCTGGTTTAGCCACAAAGCAATGGTATGCAGAACGTGGCATCACTAAAGCAATTCCATTTCGGGGGGCTATTGCTGCAAATACGGTTGCTGGAACTATTTCAGGCTGGGGTGCTGCTCACAAACTTTCTAAACAAGGCTTGGGTGGCAAGATTCCACTCTCTCGTTTATTGGCTGATGCAATTCATTACGCAGAAGCAGGAGTGCCGGTTACTTACAGTCAATCGAGTTTGACCGAAAAAAAGCGCGCAGAACTCAGTCCTATCCCTGGGTTTTCCAAAACCTTTCTAGTGAATGGTAAAGCACCAGCGGTTGGCAGCATTTTTAAACAAGAGCGCCTTGCAAAAACTTTACGCCAAATTGCAGAAAAAGGAACGGATGACTATTACCGTGGAGATCTTGCGCAATTACTTGGCAAAGAATTAACGGACATTGGTAGCCCCTTACGCTTAGATGACTTGCATCGTCATCACGCCAAACTCATAGACCCACTAGAGCTCAAACATAGTCTAGGTAAGGTTTACAACATGATTCCGCCTACTCAAGGCGTTGTCTCCCTCATGATTATTGGCATCTTGGATCAGTTGAACTTAAAACGATTCAAAGTAGATAGTCCAGAGTATGTACATCATTGTGTTGAGGCCACTAAGCAGGCATTTAAGATTCGCGATCAGTTTGTGACAGACCCCGCGTATATGACGAAGAATGCACAGTCCTTCCTAGCCCCAGACTTCCTGAAAAAACTTGCCAAGAATATTGATCCCAATAAAGCGCTACCTTGGGGTCAAGGCAAGGGTCCAGCCGATACGATTTGGATGGGCGTAATTGATGGTGATGGCAATTGTGTTTCCTTCATTCAAAGTATTTATCACGAGTTTGGCGCAGGTATTGTTCTGCCGAAGTCTGGCGTGAACTGGCAGAACCGTGGATGCAGCTTCTCACTGGATCCCAAAACCCTCAATCATCTTGAGCCATATAGAAAACCATTCCACACTCTCAATCCTGCAATGGCCTTGTTTAAAGATGGTCGCTCAATGGTCTACGGAACAATGGGTGGCGATGGTCAACCCCAAACACAATGTGCAGTCTTTACTCGTACCGCTACTTACGGCCTTGATCCCCAGGATGCCATTAGTCGTCCGCGCTGGTTACTCGGTCGCACTTGGGGGCAAACGAGTGATAGCTTAAAGCTCGAGTCACGCTTTAGTCCTTTGGTCGCCAAAGAGCTTCACACTTTAGGTCATGAGATTGAAATGCTCGACGCCTTCGATGAAACAGTCGGTCATGCTGGCTGCATCATTCGTGATCCATCAGGCACGCTGCGGGGCGGATGGGATCCTCGTAGCGACGGCGCTGTTAGCGCGTTTTAG
- a CDS encoding trimeric intracellular cation channel family protein has protein sequence MEDINFWIGIIATMAFAVTGVLAIADRGVDLFGVLVLGLITAIGGGTIRDIILEAPIFWSENQMYVWLALGASVIAFFAESFFTQPQIYRWMLYIDGFGAALFAIQGADKAWSMGYGLPVAPVILGVVTAIGGGLLRDVLAGRKTLIMSHELYAIPVTLGCCAYVLILNFLPQYIVEGSVLCMLGIFGLRAAAIYWDLRVPKMFITKTR, from the coding sequence ATGGAAGATATTAATTTTTGGATTGGCATCATTGCAACCATGGCCTTTGCTGTGACAGGTGTCTTGGCAATTGCCGATCGTGGCGTGGATCTTTTTGGTGTTTTAGTGCTTGGGCTTATTACTGCAATTGGCGGAGGCACTATTCGTGACATCATTTTGGAAGCCCCTATTTTCTGGTCTGAGAATCAAATGTATGTGTGGCTTGCGCTAGGCGCCAGTGTCATCGCTTTCTTCGCAGAATCCTTTTTTACCCAACCGCAAATTTATCGCTGGATGTTGTATATCGATGGCTTTGGTGCTGCACTATTTGCCATTCAGGGGGCCGATAAGGCCTGGAGCATGGGTTATGGCCTACCTGTAGCACCTGTGATCTTAGGTGTTGTAACTGCGATCGGCGGTGGTTTATTACGCGATGTCCTAGCGGGTAGAAAAACACTCATCATGTCGCATGAGCTATATGCTATTCCGGTAACTTTGGGTTGTTGTGCATATGTTCTGATATTGAACTTCTTACCTCAATATATTGTTGAGGGCTCCGTGCTTTGCATGCTCGGAATTTTTGGACTACGCGCAGCAGCGATTTACTGGGATCTGCGCGTACCCAAAATGTTTATTACTAAAACGCGCTAA
- the maiA gene encoding maleylacetoacetate isomerase, which produces MTPKLYSFWRSSAAFRVRIALNLKGMDYEVIPVHLSKGGGEQMGETFSSKNPNRLVPLFEDGEKSIHQSLAIIEYLEETHPEPALLPSSAIDRAWVRAVAMDIASDIHPINNLRVLRYLIKKMGVSNEAKDEWYQHWIKVGLESLEKQLSIDPRVGRFAYGDQPGLIDICLVPQLFNALSAKVDMNPYPTLMRIFHECMQLPAFIDASWEKQIDAEGLNPVTPPQK; this is translated from the coding sequence ATGACCCCCAAGCTGTATAGCTTTTGGCGTAGCTCTGCCGCATTTCGTGTGCGTATTGCCCTGAATCTCAAGGGCATGGATTACGAAGTTATTCCAGTACACCTCAGCAAGGGTGGCGGCGAACAAATGGGAGAGACTTTCAGCAGCAAAAACCCGAATCGCTTGGTTCCCTTATTTGAAGATGGCGAAAAGAGTATTCATCAATCCTTAGCAATCATTGAATATCTAGAAGAAACTCATCCGGAGCCAGCGCTCTTACCAAGTTCAGCAATCGATCGAGCATGGGTCCGCGCCGTAGCAATGGATATTGCCAGCGATATCCACCCAATCAATAATTTACGTGTACTGCGCTACCTCATTAAAAAAATGGGTGTCAGTAACGAGGCTAAAGATGAGTGGTATCAGCACTGGATCAAAGTAGGGCTCGAGAGTTTAGAAAAGCAATTGAGTATTGATCCTCGCGTTGGAAGATTTGCCTATGGCGATCAACCAGGGCTTATTGATATTTGTTTAGTCCCCCAGCTATTTAATGCTCTAAGCGCAAAAGTAGATATGAATCCCTACCCCACCCTCATGCGAATTTTTCATGAGTGTATGCAATTACCTGCCTTTATTGATGCCTCTTGGGAAAAGCAAATCGATGCGGAGGGATTAAACCCCGTTACTCCACCACAGAAATAA
- a CDS encoding AEC family transporter — MLYVFNVVLPVFLLILIGYVGGRSGKLGINASVELNRFVVWMALPAQLFNFAANSGWQTLWQPGFITAFFLSCLMVFVVVLLISWMRNRDLAAASFDGLSASYSNTGYMGIPLCALALGQDGLAPAIISTFIVFVMFALATVLIEIGILSHKKSHEIVWSVIKSLCTNPLLIAPVAGLAWAASGLTLYDPIAQVIAFLAAASTPCALVSIGLFLIQKSTAAPAQAWGISLAKLILQPFIAWIIAGPILGLPDLWINAIVILSALPTGTGPFMLAQYYKADGSVISRVVLITTVSSLLTLSLFLWWSNGV; from the coding sequence TTGCTCTACGTATTTAATGTTGTTCTTCCCGTTTTTTTACTCATCCTGATTGGGTATGTTGGCGGACGCTCTGGCAAGCTAGGCATAAACGCTTCGGTTGAGCTCAATCGCTTCGTAGTTTGGATGGCATTACCCGCACAACTCTTTAATTTTGCAGCTAATAGTGGTTGGCAAACACTTTGGCAACCTGGTTTTATCACTGCGTTTTTTCTCAGCTGCCTCATGGTGTTCGTTGTAGTGCTTCTCATTAGTTGGATGCGCAATCGAGATTTAGCGGCAGCTAGCTTTGATGGCCTTAGTGCGTCTTATTCGAATACTGGGTACATGGGTATTCCTTTGTGCGCGCTTGCCCTTGGTCAAGATGGTTTAGCGCCTGCGATTATTTCTACGTTTATTGTGTTTGTGATGTTTGCCTTGGCGACCGTACTTATTGAAATCGGCATTTTGTCGCACAAGAAGTCCCATGAGATTGTGTGGAGCGTTATCAAATCGCTTTGCACTAACCCATTGTTAATTGCTCCAGTAGCTGGCTTGGCGTGGGCTGCTAGTGGTCTTACTTTGTATGATCCGATTGCCCAGGTGATTGCATTCTTAGCTGCTGCATCGACTCCTTGTGCTCTGGTATCAATCGGTTTATTTCTGATACAAAAAAGTACTGCCGCTCCAGCTCAGGCCTGGGGTATCAGTTTGGCAAAGCTTATTCTGCAGCCATTCATTGCCTGGATCATTGCTGGCCCCATTTTAGGTTTGCCTGATTTATGGATAAATGCAATCGTGATTTTGAGTGCACTCCCTACGGGTACTGGGCCGTTTATGTTGGCTCAGTATTACAAAGCTGATGGCAGCGTGATTTCTAGGGTGGTCTTAATTACGACAGTGAGCTCATTGCTTACGCTCTCATTATTTCTGTGGTGGAGTAACGGGGTTTAA
- a CDS encoding gamma carbonic anhydrase family protein: MAIFELDGNTPQLAEGAWVAESAEVIGKVELHQDASVWPKVVVRGDNDLIQIGAGSNVQDASVLHTDPGYPLIIGKNVTVGHQVMLHGCHIGDGSLIGIGAVILNGAKIGKNCLVGAGALVTEGKEFPDGSMILGTPAKAVKELTSEQIAGIHDIAGRYVKNAQRYIKTLKKIS; encoded by the coding sequence ATGGCTATATTTGAACTAGACGGAAACACCCCGCAATTAGCTGAGGGTGCTTGGGTTGCCGAGAGCGCAGAAGTGATCGGTAAAGTAGAACTCCATCAAGATGCGAGCGTTTGGCCCAAGGTAGTTGTCCGTGGTGATAACGATCTCATTCAAATTGGGGCGGGTAGTAATGTGCAGGACGCCTCTGTTCTGCATACCGACCCAGGTTACCCTCTCATCATTGGTAAGAACGTCACTGTTGGTCATCAGGTGATGTTGCACGGTTGTCATATTGGGGACGGCAGTCTTATTGGTATTGGTGCGGTCATTTTGAATGGCGCCAAGATTGGGAAAAATTGCTTGGTTGGTGCCGGCGCGCTCGTAACTGAAGGAAAAGAATTCCCAGATGGCTCCATGATTTTGGGGACGCCTGCTAAAGCAGTAAAAGAGCTTACCTCAGAGCAAATTGCGGGCATCCACGATATCGCCGGACGCTATGTCAAAAATGCACAGCGTTATATCAAGACGCTGAAGAAAATTTCTTAA
- a CDS encoding ammonium transporter translates to METLKSGSDALFILLGAIMVLAMHAGFAFLELGTVRKKNQVNALVKILVDFAVSTIAYFFIGYSIAYGVNFFSGAELLAEKNGYELVKFFFLLTFAAAIPAIISGGIAERAKFNPQLIATFVLVGFVYPFFEGIAWNQHYGIQAWIKGFTGEEFHDFAGSVVVHAVGGWIALPAVILLGARRGRYTKEGQISAHPPSSIPFLALGAWILAVGWFGFNVMSAQTIDKISGLVAMNSLMAMVGGTLAAWVVGRNDPGFTYNGPLAGLVAVCAGSDLMHPLGALFVGLVAGALFVYMFTLVQNRWKIDDVLGVWPLHGLCGLWGGLAAGIFGTKALGGIGGVTFIGQLIGSALGVGIALIGGIVVYGTLKAILGLRMSQEEEYEGADLSVHRISSTPDREPNW, encoded by the coding sequence ATGGAAACTTTGAAGTCAGGTAGTGATGCTTTATTTATCTTGCTCGGCGCCATTATGGTTCTTGCTATGCATGCGGGCTTTGCGTTCTTGGAATTGGGAACGGTTCGCAAGAAAAACCAAGTCAATGCATTAGTAAAAATCTTGGTGGACTTTGCGGTCTCAACTATTGCGTATTTCTTTATTGGTTACAGCATTGCTTATGGCGTGAACTTTTTCTCTGGCGCAGAGTTATTGGCTGAGAAAAATGGCTATGAGTTAGTGAAGTTTTTCTTCCTACTCACTTTTGCTGCTGCTATTCCGGCCATTATTTCGGGTGGCATTGCAGAGCGCGCTAAATTTAATCCACAGTTAATTGCTACTTTTGTATTGGTAGGCTTTGTGTATCCCTTCTTCGAGGGTATTGCGTGGAATCAGCACTACGGCATTCAAGCGTGGATCAAAGGTTTCACTGGCGAAGAATTTCATGATTTTGCAGGGTCAGTTGTTGTGCATGCGGTAGGTGGCTGGATTGCCTTGCCTGCAGTCATTCTGCTAGGCGCACGTCGTGGTCGTTACACCAAAGAGGGCCAAATCTCTGCTCATCCACCATCAAGCATTCCTTTCTTGGCTTTGGGGGCTTGGATCTTGGCGGTAGGTTGGTTTGGCTTCAATGTGATGAGTGCACAAACGATTGACAAGATCAGTGGCTTAGTTGCGATGAACTCACTGATGGCAATGGTTGGTGGAACATTAGCTGCTTGGGTGGTTGGTCGTAATGATCCTGGCTTTACTTACAACGGTCCACTTGCTGGTTTGGTTGCAGTGTGTGCGGGCTCGGACCTAATGCATCCTTTAGGAGCATTGTTTGTTGGTTTAGTTGCCGGCGCTTTATTTGTTTATATGTTCACCTTGGTCCAAAACCGCTGGAAGATTGATGATGTTCTCGGCGTTTGGCCTTTGCATGGGTTATGTGGTCTCTGGGGTGGATTGGCCGCAGGCATCTTTGGAACTAAGGCACTTGGTGGAATTGGTGGCGTGACTTTTATTGGTCAACTCATTGGCAGTGCCTTGGGCGTTGGCATTGCACTAATCGGCGGGATTGTTGTCTATGGCACCCTGAAAGCAATCTTGGGTCTTCGGATGTCGCAAGAAGAAGAATACGAAGGTGCGGATTTAAGTGTGCATCGTATTTCTTCAACCCCTGATCGCGAGCCAAACTGGTAA
- a CDS encoding Rap1a/Tai family immunity protein, with translation MKKILAALAALAAFSGLAQAQETIKVLSTQELVNVCKLPASPESRSFCIGFTTSVYDTYLATRHPQRAKPFICVKQPAPARDEVISDFVKFAQSNSQIADKPAAGVFLGFLASRFPCARK, from the coding sequence ATGAAAAAAATACTCGCTGCATTGGCTGCTTTGGCTGCATTTTCTGGCCTGGCTCAAGCACAAGAAACTATCAAAGTATTGAGCACTCAAGAACTCGTTAATGTTTGCAAACTCCCTGCAAGCCCAGAATCACGTAGTTTTTGCATTGGCTTTACCACCTCCGTATACGACACCTATTTAGCAACCCGCCACCCACAACGTGCGAAGCCATTTATTTGTGTGAAGCAACCAGCTCCAGCGCGCGATGAAGTCATTAGTGATTTCGTGAAATTTGCGCAAAGCAACTCACAAATTGCCGACAAACCAGCTGCAGGTGTTTTCTTGGGCTTCTTAGCATCACGCTTTCCTTGCGCCAGAAAATAA